In a genomic window of Maridesulfovibrio ferrireducens:
- a CDS encoding aconitase X swivel domain-containing protein produces the protein MALTTIECKGIVKGKVTGEILFSRKPLSFIGGVDPETGIIQDPLSDQCGQSMADKILVFPFGKGSSGAGLVLLELARVGKAPKALVNLRTNTVLLTGPLVMREFYKKEMPVVCVDEAGMESLSEVNEATVDSTAGAITFTA, from the coding sequence ATGGCATTAACCACAATTGAATGCAAAGGTATCGTTAAAGGAAAGGTTACAGGCGAAATTTTGTTTTCCCGCAAACCATTGAGTTTCATTGGTGGTGTCGATCCTGAAACCGGCATTATCCAAGATCCGTTGAGTGATCAATGCGGACAATCCATGGCCGACAAAATTCTTGTGTTTCCTTTTGGAAAAGGTTCCAGCGGAGCAGGATTGGTTTTGCTCGAACTGGCTCGGGTCGGCAAGGCCCCCAAGGCTTTAGTCAACCTTCGCACCAACACGGTTCTTCTTACCGGACCATTGGTTATGCGTGAGTTTTACAAAAAGGAAATGCCCGTCGTATGTGTGGATGAAGCGGGTATGGAGAGCCTCAGCGAAGTAAATGAGGCCACCGTCGACAGCACTGCCGGCGCTATTACTTTCACAGCCTGA
- a CDS encoding aconitase X, whose amino-acid sequence MNLTDYDKALLNGDHGEAARIGMSILTELGKSMETEKMISVSMVHDDSAWYSGLAALEFAEHLVELGGKFCVPTSLNSCLMDLEKWQEQRFDPELYAIHKRIEKAHTSLGASASWTCAPYFAGFVPRFGEQIAWAESNATNYVNSIIGARTERYAGLLDLCAGVTGRVPYRGLHCPENRKAEVLLKLEGFKDDDFLDDAIYDMLGYVHGEIVGDRIGAMEGLPLNCKIDGLKRFSATSASSGGVGLFHLIGLTPEAHTREMAFQNEKPKEVVLVTPERLRESEERMSNSTPKEINLVTVGCPHLSHAECESLLKAFAGRKVNSSMEFWAFTNRCNKQHMEKNGMYEALRRCGVKIYTDGCPMSSQFDKWNFSGIMSNSGKFSTYCFSYSGIKPVYGSLEDCVETAVAGKMHRSVKSWH is encoded by the coding sequence ATGAATTTAACAGATTATGACAAAGCTTTATTGAATGGAGACCACGGTGAAGCCGCTCGGATAGGGATGAGTATCCTCACCGAGCTTGGCAAAAGCATGGAGACGGAAAAAATGATTTCCGTTTCAATGGTCCACGACGATAGTGCTTGGTATAGCGGACTTGCCGCATTGGAATTTGCTGAGCACCTCGTCGAACTAGGTGGAAAGTTCTGTGTCCCGACCTCGTTGAATTCTTGTTTGATGGACTTGGAAAAGTGGCAAGAACAGCGATTTGATCCTGAATTATATGCAATCCATAAGCGTATAGAAAAGGCACACACTTCTCTTGGCGCATCTGCATCATGGACCTGCGCACCATATTTTGCAGGCTTTGTCCCTCGCTTTGGCGAACAGATCGCCTGGGCAGAATCAAATGCAACAAACTATGTGAACTCCATCATAGGAGCCCGTACAGAACGATATGCAGGATTGCTCGACCTCTGTGCAGGAGTGACCGGACGAGTTCCTTATCGAGGGCTGCATTGCCCTGAAAATCGTAAAGCTGAAGTCCTTCTCAAGCTTGAAGGATTCAAGGATGATGATTTTCTTGATGACGCCATTTATGACATGCTCGGGTATGTACACGGTGAAATAGTCGGCGACCGAATTGGTGCAATGGAAGGATTGCCTCTTAATTGCAAAATTGACGGGCTAAAAAGATTCTCGGCTACGTCCGCATCTTCAGGTGGTGTTGGTTTATTTCATCTGATTGGCCTGACTCCAGAAGCACACACTCGTGAAATGGCTTTCCAGAATGAAAAACCCAAAGAAGTTGTACTTGTCACTCCTGAGCGTCTTCGTGAATCAGAAGAGCGCATGAGCAACTCCACCCCCAAGGAAATCAACTTGGTCACCGTTGGCTGTCCTCATCTATCTCATGCCGAGTGTGAAAGCTTGCTCAAAGCATTTGCCGGACGGAAAGTTAACTCTTCAATGGAGTTCTGGGCTTTTACAAACCGCTGTAACAAACAGCATATGGAAAAGAATGGAATGTACGAGGCATTACGTCGTTGCGGTGTAAAAATTTACACTGACGGCTGCCCCATGTCTTCGCAGTTCGACAAATGGAATTTTAGTGGAATCATGAGTAATTCCGGAAAATTCAGCACGTACTGTTTCTCGTATAGTGGAATCAAACCTGTTTACGGAAGCCTTGAAGATTGCGTTGAAACTGCAGTTGCGGGCAAAATGCATAGGAGTGTTAAGTCATGGCATTAA
- a CDS encoding TusE/DsrC/DsvC family sulfur relay protein produces MANVEFEGKSFEVDEDGFLLKFEEWTPEWVDYCKAGEGIKELNEEHQKVLDFLQDYYKKNGIAPMVRILSKVTGYKLKHIYELFPSGPGKGACKMAGLPKPTGCV; encoded by the coding sequence ATGGCAAACGTTGAATTTGAAGGTAAGAGTTTTGAGGTTGATGAGGATGGATTTTTGCTAAAGTTTGAAGAGTGGACTCCCGAATGGGTTGATTACTGTAAAGCTGGCGAAGGTATTAAAGAACTGAATGAAGAGCATCAGAAAGTTCTCGATTTCTTGCAGGATTACTACAAGAAAAACGGGATTGCTCCCATGGTTCGTATTCTTTCCAAAGTTACAGGCTACAAACTGAAGCACATTTATGAGTTGTTTCCTTCCGGTCCTGGTAAGGGAGCTTGTAAAATGGCTGGCCTTCCAAAGCCGACTGGTTGCGTTTAG